The Candidatus Methylarchaceae archaeon HK02M2 genome includes a region encoding these proteins:
- a CDS encoding NTP transferase domain-containing protein, which yields MKAIILAGGQGLRLRPLTNDKPKAMVSINGKPIAEIQLKWLIKNIKLDQIIFSCGHKGEILENHFEHEYQGVPINYIIEEEPLGTGGAV from the coding sequence TTGAAAGCTATAATTCTAGCAGGTGGCCAAGGACTTAGACTGAGACCTCTTACAAACGACAAACCAAAGGCTATGGTATCGATCAACGGTAAACCTATAGCTGAGATTCAATTGAAATGGTTGATAAAAAATATAAAACTTGATCAGATCATATTCTCCTGCGGACATAAAGGAGAGATATTAGAGAATCATTTTGAGCATGAATACCAAGGAGTTCCGATAAATTATATCATCGAAGAGGAACCACTTGGTACTGGTGGAGCTGTAA